From Pseudoalteromonas sp. DL-6, one genomic window encodes:
- the uvrA gene encoding excinuclease ABC subunit UvrA: MENIEVRGARTHNLKDISLTIPRDKLIVITGLSGSGKSSLAFDTLYAEGQRRYVESLSAYARQFLSLMEKPDVDHIEGLSPAISIEQKSTSHNPRSTVGTITEIYDYLRLMFARVGEPRCPTHDLPLAAQTISQMVDTALALPEGTKLMLLAPVVKDRKGEHVKLLEQLASQGYIRARIDGEVCDLSDPPPLDLHKKHTIEVVVDRFKVKEGQQQRLAESFETALEMSGGVANIAFMDDSNKDEMLFSANFACPTCGYAMTELEPRLFSFNNPAGACQSCDGLGVRQYFDPNRVVHNPEISLAGGAIKGWDKRSFYYYQMLQAVAQHYEFDLDVPYQELAKEHKKIILDGSGDTKIAFNYRNDRGDLITRNHVFEGVLNNMNRRYRETESNSVREELAKYQTSQACPSCKGSRLRQEARNVFIGQTNLPTITHMSIGEAMSFFEGLHLTGQKGQIAEKILKEIRDRLSFLINVGLNYLSLERSADTLSGGEAQRIRLASQIGAGLVGVMYVLDEPSIGLHQRDNDRLLKTLVHLRDLGNTVIVVEHDEDAIRAADHIIDIGPGAGVHGGHVIAQGTRDDILASKDSVTGQFLSGVRKIEVPKERHATNDKWLELFGATGNNLKNVDLKIPFGLMTCITGVSGSGKSTLINDTLFKLAHTELNGATTAEAAPYGSIAGLEHFDKVIDIDQSPIGRTPRSNPATYTGIFTGIRELFAGTQEARSRGYKVGRFSFNVKGGRCEACQGDGVIKVEMHFLPDVYVPCDVCKGKRYNRETLEVQYKGKNINQVLDMTVEDAHDYFDKIPAIARKLKTLMDVGLSYIRLGQAATTLSGGEAQRIKLARELSKRDTGKTLYILDEPTTGLHFADIEQLLVVLHRLRDHGNTIVVIEHNLDVIKTADWIVDLGPEGGAGGGEILIAGTPEEVAECQRSHTGHYLKPLLNK; the protein is encoded by the coding sequence ATGGAAAACATTGAAGTCCGAGGCGCCCGCACGCACAATTTAAAAGACATCAGCCTAACCATCCCACGTGATAAACTAATTGTTATCACTGGCTTATCTGGTTCAGGAAAGTCATCACTTGCATTTGATACGCTATATGCAGAAGGGCAACGCCGGTATGTTGAATCACTCTCTGCTTATGCAAGGCAGTTTTTGTCATTAATGGAAAAACCTGACGTAGATCATATTGAAGGCCTTTCCCCTGCTATTTCCATTGAACAAAAATCAACCTCGCATAATCCCCGTTCAACCGTGGGAACCATTACTGAAATCTACGATTACCTGCGTTTAATGTTTGCACGGGTTGGCGAACCTCGCTGTCCAACTCATGATCTTCCTTTAGCAGCGCAAACAATTAGTCAAATGGTCGATACCGCATTAGCGCTGCCTGAAGGCACTAAGTTAATGCTACTTGCCCCTGTTGTTAAAGACCGTAAAGGTGAGCATGTAAAACTATTAGAACAACTTGCCAGTCAAGGTTACATTCGTGCTCGTATAGATGGTGAAGTATGCGACTTATCCGATCCACCACCGCTAGATTTACATAAAAAGCATACCATTGAAGTCGTGGTTGATCGCTTTAAGGTAAAAGAGGGTCAACAGCAACGCCTTGCAGAGTCTTTTGAAACGGCACTCGAAATGTCAGGCGGCGTTGCTAACATCGCTTTTATGGATGACAGCAATAAAGACGAAATGCTGTTTTCAGCTAATTTTGCCTGCCCAACCTGTGGCTATGCGATGACCGAACTTGAACCGCGTTTATTTTCGTTCAATAACCCTGCAGGAGCTTGTCAAAGCTGTGATGGTTTAGGCGTAAGACAATACTTTGACCCGAATCGCGTGGTTCATAACCCTGAAATAAGCTTAGCCGGCGGCGCAATTAAAGGCTGGGATAAACGCAGTTTTTACTATTATCAAATGTTGCAAGCGGTTGCACAACATTACGAGTTTGATTTAGATGTTCCTTATCAAGAGCTTGCAAAAGAACATAAAAAAATTATTTTAGATGGCTCTGGCGATACTAAAATTGCATTTAATTACCGTAATGACCGCGGTGATTTAATTACACGTAATCATGTATTTGAAGGCGTGTTAAACAATATGAACCGCCGCTACCGTGAAACTGAGTCAAACTCAGTGCGTGAAGAACTAGCCAAATATCAAACCAGCCAAGCCTGCCCTAGTTGTAAAGGCTCACGTTTGCGCCAAGAAGCACGCAATGTATTTATTGGTCAAACTAACTTGCCAACCATTACGCATATGAGTATTGGTGAGGCGATGAGCTTTTTTGAAGGTTTGCATTTAACTGGGCAAAAAGGCCAAATCGCCGAAAAAATTCTAAAAGAAATTCGCGACCGGTTATCGTTCTTAATAAATGTAGGCCTAAATTACTTATCACTTGAGCGCAGCGCCGACACACTTTCAGGCGGTGAGGCACAGCGTATTCGCTTAGCGAGTCAAATTGGTGCTGGGTTAGTGGGTGTTATGTATGTACTGGATGAACCTTCTATTGGTTTGCACCAACGTGATAACGACCGTTTATTGAAAACCTTAGTTCATTTACGCGATTTAGGTAATACCGTTATTGTTGTAGAACACGATGAAGATGCTATTCGTGCGGCTGACCATATTATTGATATTGGCCCAGGTGCTGGCGTACATGGCGGCCATGTTATTGCTCAAGGTACGCGCGATGATATTTTAGCGAGCAAAGACTCGGTTACCGGCCAGTTTTTATCGGGCGTGCGTAAAATAGAAGTACCTAAAGAACGCCATGCTACTAACGATAAATGGTTAGAGCTGTTTGGAGCAACGGGTAATAACTTAAAAAATGTTGATTTAAAAATACCTTTTGGCTTAATGACCTGTATTACCGGCGTATCTGGTTCGGGTAAATCAACGCTCATTAACGATACCTTATTTAAACTTGCCCACACTGAACTCAATGGTGCAACTACTGCTGAAGCAGCTCCTTATGGGTCAATTGCAGGACTTGAGCACTTTGATAAAGTAATTGATATTGACCAAAGCCCTATTGGCCGTACACCACGTTCAAACCCAGCTACTTATACTGGTATTTTCACCGGTATTCGTGAGCTGTTTGCAGGTACTCAAGAAGCCCGTTCACGTGGTTACAAAGTAGGTCGCTTTAGCTTTAATGTTAAAGGTGGCCGTTGTGAGGCGTGTCAAGGCGATGGCGTTATCAAAGTAGAAATGCACTTCTTACCAGACGTTTATGTACCGTGTGATGTGTGTAAGGGTAAACGTTATAATCGCGAAACCTTAGAAGTACAATATAAAGGTAAAAACATCAACCAAGTGCTCGATATGACCGTTGAAGATGCCCATGACTACTTTGATAAAATACCGGCTATTGCACGTAAACTTAAAACCCTAATGGATGTTGGACTTTCTTATATCCGTTTAGGCCAAGCCGCTACAACACTTTCGGGTGGTGAAGCACAGCGAATTAAGTTAGCACGTGAGCTTTCTAAGCGTGATACTGGAAAAACCTTGTACATTCTTGATGAGCCAACCACGGGGCTCCATTTTGCTGATATTGAACAGTTATTAGTAGTACTGCATCGCCTACGCGACCATGGCAATACCATTGTAGTAATTGAGCACAACTTAGATGTAATCAAAACAGCCGACTGGATCGTTGATTTAGGCCCTGAAGGAGGTGCTGGCGGCGGTGAAATACTGATTGCAGGTACACCAGAAGAAGTGGCTGAATGTCAGCGCTCACATACTGGGCACTACTTAAAACCGCTATTAAATAAATAG
- a CDS encoding MFS transporter — translation MTASSLNSREKRAAVSLASVFAFRMLGLFMLMPVLAIYGQSLEGFSPLWIGFAIGAYGLTQAVLQIPMGRLSDKIGRKKVIVGGLLVFALGSVVAALAESIQMVTVGRALQGMGAIASALLAFASDLSRDEQRPKVMAVIGMSIGMSFAFAMLLGPIVAASWGIAGVFWLTAILAVLGIFIVTMLVPSAINKAPKGDTLASFSDIKKLIKHPQLARLNAGVLLLHLTLTTIFVVLPSQLIKDGLVAENHWQLYIPVLFLAFFLMVPVMIVAIKKEKEKQAFIGSVMVLIVSMLSMSMWANSVVGIAVCMLLYFVAFNFLEATMPALVSRIAPASQKGSAMGGYSSSQFLGAFLGGMLGGYVAQTTSTQAVFAAAALVGVIWLIIAWKMQVPPKSKVISLMTQLDSEEQAQTLASQLVALPGVIEATVVRDESRSYLKINDKEFDLDQARRVAGLI, via the coding sequence ATGACCGCATCTTCACTTAATTCACGAGAGAAACGCGCCGCCGTATCGTTAGCGAGTGTGTTTGCATTTAGAATGCTCGGCTTGTTTATGCTGATGCCTGTTTTAGCTATTTATGGTCAATCGCTTGAAGGCTTTTCACCTTTATGGATAGGTTTTGCAATTGGTGCGTATGGTTTAACGCAGGCCGTATTACAAATACCTATGGGACGGCTGTCCGATAAAATTGGCCGTAAAAAAGTGATTGTAGGTGGTTTGCTTGTATTTGCCTTGGGTTCAGTAGTTGCGGCTTTGGCCGAGTCCATACAAATGGTAACGGTAGGGCGTGCCTTGCAAGGTATGGGCGCTATCGCCAGCGCATTATTAGCGTTTGCATCAGATTTAAGTCGTGACGAACAACGACCAAAAGTCATGGCGGTGATTGGCATGAGCATAGGTATGAGCTTTGCCTTCGCTATGTTGCTTGGCCCAATAGTGGCAGCTTCATGGGGTATAGCAGGGGTGTTTTGGTTAACTGCTATACTGGCTGTATTAGGAATTTTTATTGTTACTATGCTAGTACCCAGTGCAATAAATAAAGCGCCTAAAGGCGATACACTCGCCAGCTTTAGCGATATTAAAAAGCTAATTAAACACCCGCAGCTTGCGCGTCTAAATGCAGGCGTATTATTGCTGCATTTAACATTGACGACTATTTTTGTAGTATTACCGAGCCAATTAATTAAAGATGGACTCGTGGCTGAAAACCATTGGCAGCTTTATATCCCGGTTTTGTTTTTAGCATTTTTCTTAATGGTGCCAGTAATGATAGTGGCAATAAAAAAAGAGAAAGAAAAACAAGCCTTTATTGGTTCAGTGATGGTTTTAATAGTCAGTATGTTAAGTATGTCTATGTGGGCTAATAGCGTTGTTGGCATTGCAGTTTGCATGCTGTTATATTTTGTTGCTTTTAACTTTTTAGAAGCCACTATGCCGGCTCTTGTGTCGCGTATTGCGCCTGCAAGCCAAAAAGGCTCCGCTATGGGCGGATATTCATCTAGCCAGTTCTTAGGCGCTTTTTTAGGCGGTATGTTGGGCGGGTATGTAGCACAAACCACCAGTACGCAAGCTGTGTTTGCGGCGGCGGCACTTGTTGGGGTAATATGGCTTATTATTGCGTGGAAAATGCAAGTCCCACCGAAAAGCAAAGTTATTAGTTTAATGACCCAATTAGATTCTGAAGAGCAGGCACAAACATTAGCTTCTCAGTTAGTTGCTTTACCCGGCGTAATAGAAGCAACCGTAGTTCGCGATGAAAGTCGAAGCTACTTAAAGATTAATGATAAAGAATTTGACCTAGACCAAGCCCGAAGAGTGGCTGGTTTAATCTAA
- the ssb gene encoding single-stranded DNA-binding protein, which yields MARGVNKVILVGNLGQDPEVRYMPNGNGVANITLATSDSYKDKNTGQMVDKTEWHRVVFFGKLAEIVGEYCRKGSQIYVEGKLQTRKWTDQQGQEKYTTEIVVDGFTGQMQMLGARGGDQQSGGYQGNQGGQQSGGYQGNQGGQQSGGYGQNNQGQNSQQGSYAPQQQSAPAQQPAPQQNNQYQPQQQGGFAPQQSNAPQQQGGFAPKPQNAPQGGASNPMEPTIDFDDDIPF from the coding sequence ATGGCACGCGGTGTGAACAAAGTAATTTTGGTTGGTAATTTAGGGCAAGATCCTGAAGTTCGTTACATGCCTAATGGTAATGGCGTAGCAAATATTACCTTAGCGACTTCAGACAGCTATAAAGATAAAAACACTGGCCAAATGGTTGATAAAACTGAGTGGCACCGTGTAGTGTTTTTTGGCAAATTAGCTGAAATTGTAGGTGAATACTGCCGCAAGGGTTCACAAATTTACGTAGAAGGTAAACTTCAAACTCGTAAATGGACTGACCAACAAGGCCAAGAGAAATACACCACAGAAATTGTTGTTGATGGCTTTACTGGTCAAATGCAAATGTTAGGTGCACGTGGTGGCGACCAACAAAGTGGTGGCTATCAAGGTAACCAAGGTGGTCAACAAAGTGGCGGCTATCAAGGTAACCAAGGCGGACAGCAAAGCGGTGGCTATGGTCAAAATAACCAAGGCCAAAATAGTCAGCAAGGCAGTTATGCTCCACAGCAACAATCTGCACCTGCTCAGCAGCCGGCTCCACAACAAAATAACCAGTATCAACCACAGCAGCAAGGTGGTTTTGCACCTCAGCAAAGCAATGCACCGCAACAGCAAGGTGGGTTTGCACCTAAGCCACAAAATGCACCGCAAGGTGGCGCATCAAACCCTATGGAACCAACGATCGACTTTGATGACGATATTCCCTTCTAG
- a CDS encoding EAL domain-containing protein — MKASQFQFTNYASALFYALCFMLFVIFNSGLNLILQYQNEQAGIVLAKQLQQPLVNKQQLLANTPFTLAPDKVSVYVKQQKHYFSANSKGILLYSWPTWYAYNHLFIIMNLFILTIIFAARHFILLKATVNSSVPKQRKQNDDHKKVCHTPKIKSPQPVIEVAAKEFKTAGYNIFALIQCECHFDANTDLQATLKVLLAKGFTNTAAISVKLLAAGNFAFTLKGVSAIEKKSCAKYLHQCMLNAADTLAPRVTKECIKVGVCTYYSNADQVMVYQLARSSLTLSMQSRVKHYHQLALNCSHLQMPDENLITQRVEKQKLAILFQPVYELDSGTIVKHHVLIKSSDKANKKLLNQDYISQFYNEGEALLLDQAVVMQVKKLLLIEKSSSVVSIKLHPKNWFNSEFWCWLSTHTSDLKSLHTLQFLINEADFLNYQDRLQVAFSAITALNFNIVIDEVKSSKSIFNFTYNKQIAGLNLALELVHGIDHNYLQQKSVRGIVHISKLLSLPVVASSVETYQELQFLKVIGVSTAQGGYFSRLLPDYTQVAFH, encoded by the coding sequence ATGAAAGCCAGTCAGTTTCAGTTTACCAATTACGCTAGTGCCTTATTTTACGCTCTGTGTTTTATGCTATTTGTTATTTTTAATAGTGGTTTGAATTTAATTTTACAATATCAAAATGAGCAAGCAGGGATAGTACTCGCCAAGCAACTGCAGCAGCCGCTAGTTAATAAGCAGCAGCTTTTGGCAAATACACCTTTTACTCTCGCCCCAGATAAAGTTTCTGTTTATGTAAAGCAGCAAAAGCATTATTTCAGCGCTAATTCTAAAGGGATTTTGTTATATTCATGGCCCACTTGGTATGCTTATAACCACCTGTTTATAATAATGAATTTATTTATTTTGACTATTATTTTTGCTGCTAGGCACTTTATATTGCTTAAAGCGACTGTAAATAGCTCAGTGCCGAAACAGCGAAAGCAAAACGATGACCATAAAAAGGTGTGTCATACGCCTAAAATAAAGTCCCCACAACCGGTAATAGAGGTCGCAGCGAAGGAGTTTAAAACAGCTGGCTATAATATATTTGCGCTTATTCAATGTGAATGCCACTTTGATGCAAACACAGACTTACAAGCGACTCTTAAAGTATTACTAGCAAAAGGCTTTACCAATACGGCTGCAATATCCGTTAAATTGTTAGCCGCGGGTAATTTTGCTTTTACTCTCAAAGGGGTTAGTGCGATTGAGAAAAAAAGTTGCGCTAAATACTTACATCAATGCATGCTTAATGCAGCCGATACTTTAGCTCCTAGAGTGACTAAAGAGTGCATAAAAGTAGGTGTGTGTACTTACTACTCGAATGCTGATCAGGTGATGGTGTATCAGCTCGCCAGATCGTCACTTACACTATCAATGCAAAGTAGAGTGAAGCATTACCATCAATTGGCACTCAATTGCAGTCACCTTCAAATGCCTGATGAAAACCTAATTACACAGCGAGTTGAAAAACAAAAATTAGCGATTTTATTTCAACCTGTATACGAGTTGGATAGTGGCACTATTGTTAAGCATCATGTTTTAATTAAAAGTAGCGATAAGGCAAATAAAAAACTATTGAATCAAGACTATATCAGTCAGTTTTACAACGAAGGTGAGGCGCTATTGCTTGATCAGGCCGTTGTTATGCAAGTTAAAAAGCTGTTGCTAATAGAAAAGTCATCGTCCGTTGTTAGTATTAAGTTACATCCTAAAAATTGGTTTAATAGCGAGTTTTGGTGTTGGTTAAGTACACATACGAGTGACTTGAAAAGCCTGCACACTTTACAGTTTTTGATAAATGAAGCTGATTTTTTAAATTACCAAGATCGATTGCAGGTCGCTTTTTCGGCCATAACAGCGCTCAACTTTAATATCGTTATTGATGAGGTGAAAAGTAGTAAGAGTATTTTTAATTTCACCTATAATAAGCAAATAGCAGGGCTTAATTTAGCCTTAGAGCTTGTTCATGGAATAGATCATAATTATTTACAGCAGAAGTCGGTCAGGGGAATTGTGCATATTAGTAAATTATTAAGTTTGCCAGTGGTGGCCTCGAGCGTAGAAACATACCAGGAACTACAATTTTTAAAAGTGATAGGTGTTAGCACTGCACAAGGGGGGTATTTTTCTAGATTATTACCCGACTACACTCAAGTTGCATTTCATTAG
- a CDS encoding pyridoxal-phosphate dependent enzyme — MPIPFRINEHSYLQPITNKLLADKKITLSIKRDDLLHPVISGNKWRKLKYNLVRMQQQGKTELLTFGGAFSNHIHACAAAGKEFNLVTHAIVRGPELDLNNPTIRFAKQCGMQLHVVNRLEYRQRNDKTYLAALQARFPNAYILPEGGTNEFAIEGCKELAQSLPEHDYLICPTGSGGTLAGLIEGSSSKSTVLGIAVLKQADYLRDEIRALSPRAKSQSNWQLLTQFHNGGYGRFTTELWQFCQYMQQQYQLPLEPIYSGKMMYALWQLINNDYFAPGSKIIAIHTGGLQGLDGLKYRGLV; from the coding sequence ATGCCAATACCATTCAGGATTAATGAACATAGTTATTTGCAACCAATTACCAACAAATTGTTAGCAGATAAAAAGATTACGCTAAGCATTAAGCGCGATGATTTATTGCATCCTGTTATCAGTGGTAATAAATGGCGAAAGCTCAAATACAATTTAGTTCGTATGCAACAACAGGGCAAAACAGAATTACTGACCTTTGGTGGTGCTTTTTCAAATCATATTCACGCGTGTGCTGCGGCGGGAAAGGAGTTTAATTTAGTAACCCACGCAATTGTGCGCGGTCCGGAGCTTGATCTAAATAATCCAACGATAAGATTTGCAAAACAATGTGGCATGCAATTACATGTAGTGAATCGGTTAGAGTACCGACAACGAAATGATAAAACATACTTAGCAGCATTGCAGGCCCGATTTCCCAATGCGTATATCCTGCCTGAAGGAGGCACTAACGAGTTTGCTATAGAGGGATGTAAAGAACTTGCACAAAGTTTACCTGAGCACGACTACTTAATCTGCCCTACAGGTAGTGGTGGAACCTTAGCGGGCTTAATAGAGGGCAGTTCAAGTAAAAGTACTGTATTAGGTATTGCCGTTTTAAAGCAAGCCGACTACCTACGAGATGAAATACGGGCTCTTAGTCCTCGAGCAAAATCACAAAGTAATTGGCAATTACTTACACAGTTTCACAATGGCGGATATGGTCGTTTTACTACTGAGCTGTGGCAGTTTTGCCAGTACATGCAGCAGCAATATCAGTTACCACTGGAACCTATTTACAGCGGTAAAATGATGTACGCACTTTGGCAACTCATAAACAATGATTACTTTGCCCCAGGCAGCAAAATTATTGCCATTCATACAGGGGGGCTACAAGGTTTAGATGGGCTAAAATATCGTGGACTTGTTTGA
- a CDS encoding formylglycine-generating enzyme family protein — translation MRIAPLSLLISASLFASTVFAQDTTTVNRIESEINTKQTEYTRSTTMLDKYLQEENQLQTQLELLRARSTQLDKEKNQALDAMNDMYRRLIDNPSLDITQAQSRYQKAVVDKEQNKNDISMQLAAIASHLKDIEQIRADKHTLQNTLESLKVQYTSARVERLRNEFTREGTLEVDYNINCKRTDTLAACEQRAQQMGLKKATKRFIDQIFENLTEKRLVEPKRDMAGAQVQILSSHVINSAFSGQGNYNVNLSVTMRGDVNSSRLCHLLSVNNSFCSEYGTPLANTYQPNYGATFSDSQLTFSDNADNKAVAVVAKTVNKKPKVVAEQKKDQLVQLTLRSNVHGDEVFINDIRVGSTRLVTNLPRGLHKLEIRKEGYVPYKARIDLKKTRTLFAKLEKKSESIAAPTKKREQIIQADCPKGMEVDTQPPTVDSSAVIIPVGTFKMGDINGNGLENERPVVEKTISESFVMQSKEVTFGAFEAFVNETQYKTEAEKGKGCAYYLNGEPVWEANLNWRAPGFEQTNEFPAVCLTKNDATAYAEWFSDKTAQTYRLPTEVEWEYAARAGTDTEYPWGNEIGKNLANCGWCGSEWSNKRTAPVGSFSANAFGLYDTVGNVWEWTSSTGNKKDAVVRGGAWNFAPSLARASTRLVLAPDFRANYIGFRLMSER, via the coding sequence ATGCGAATTGCTCCTTTATCTCTGTTAATTTCTGCTAGCCTTTTTGCCAGCACAGTATTTGCACAAGATACAACTACTGTAAACAGAATTGAATCAGAGATTAATACGAAACAAACAGAATACACTCGTTCAACAACGATGCTCGATAAATATTTACAAGAAGAAAATCAACTTCAAACCCAACTTGAACTGCTTAGAGCGCGTTCAACACAGCTTGATAAAGAAAAAAATCAAGCGTTGGATGCGATGAATGACATGTATCGACGCTTAATTGATAATCCATCGCTTGATATTACGCAGGCACAATCGCGTTATCAAAAAGCCGTTGTTGATAAAGAACAAAATAAAAATGATATCTCAATGCAATTGGCGGCAATTGCATCCCATCTTAAAGATATTGAGCAAATTCGCGCAGACAAGCATACGCTACAAAACACGCTTGAAAGTTTAAAAGTGCAATACACCTCAGCGCGTGTAGAGCGCTTGCGTAATGAGTTTACCCGCGAGGGAACGCTTGAAGTTGACTATAATATTAACTGTAAGCGCACTGACACCCTTGCAGCATGTGAGCAACGAGCTCAACAAATGGGGTTAAAAAAAGCAACCAAACGTTTCATCGATCAAATATTTGAAAATCTAACAGAAAAACGCCTTGTTGAGCCTAAGCGAGACATGGCAGGTGCACAGGTTCAGATTTTAAGTAGTCATGTAATTAACAGCGCGTTTAGCGGCCAAGGTAATTACAATGTAAATTTAAGCGTTACCATGCGTGGTGATGTAAACAGCAGCCGTTTGTGCCATTTATTAAGCGTTAATAACAGTTTTTGTTCAGAATATGGTACGCCGCTAGCAAATACTTATCAGCCAAATTACGGCGCTACTTTTTCTGATAGTCAGTTAACATTCAGTGATAATGCGGATAATAAAGCGGTCGCTGTTGTTGCAAAAACAGTTAATAAAAAGCCTAAAGTGGTCGCTGAACAAAAGAAAGATCAACTAGTTCAGTTAACTTTGCGCTCTAACGTGCATGGCGATGAAGTATTTATTAATGACATTCGTGTAGGTTCTACTCGTTTAGTGACAAATTTACCTCGTGGTTTACATAAATTAGAAATACGCAAAGAGGGTTACGTTCCTTATAAAGCGCGTATTGACTTAAAAAAGACACGTACACTTTTTGCTAAGTTAGAAAAAAAGTCAGAGTCGATTGCTGCACCGACTAAAAAGCGAGAGCAAATAATACAAGCAGATTGCCCTAAAGGAATGGAAGTTGATACACAGCCACCAACAGTGGATTCGTCGGCCGTAATCATTCCTGTTGGCACATTCAAAATGGGCGACATCAACGGCAATGGACTGGAAAATGAACGTCCGGTTGTTGAAAAAACGATTAGTGAATCGTTTGTAATGCAAAGCAAAGAAGTGACTTTTGGCGCCTTTGAAGCTTTTGTAAACGAAACGCAATATAAGACTGAGGCTGAAAAAGGCAAAGGTTGCGCTTATTACCTAAATGGCGAACCCGTTTGGGAAGCAAACTTAAATTGGCGCGCTCCTGGGTTTGAACAAACGAATGAGTTTCCAGCGGTATGTTTGACGAAAAATGACGCCACGGCTTACGCAGAGTGGTTTTCGGATAAAACTGCGCAAACGTATCGCCTACCTACTGAGGTTGAGTGGGAATATGCTGCGCGTGCAGGCACAGATACTGAGTACCCTTGGGGTAACGAAATTGGTAAAAACTTAGCTAACTGCGGTTGGTGTGGTAGCGAATGGTCAAACAAACGCACCGCACCGGTAGGGTCTTTTTCAGCAAATGCATTTGGCTTATACGATACCGTGGGTAATGTATGGGAATGGACTAGTAGCACAGGGAATAAAAAAGATGCCGTTGTTCGCGGAGGCGCATGGAATTTTGCACCTAGCCTTGCTCGTGCCTCAACGCGTTTAGTTTTAGCACCAGACTTTAGAGCTAATTACATCGGCTTTCGCTTAATGAGCGAACGATAA
- a CDS encoding rod shape-determining protein, which yields MFKKLRGIFSNDLSIDLGTANTLIYVKEEGIVLNEPSVVAIRQERAGGPKSVASVGTEAKQMLGRTPGNIKAIRPMKDGVIADFYVTEKMLQHFIKQVHNNNFMRPSPRVLICVPCGATQVEKRAIRESAMGAGAREVYLIEEPMAAAIGAGLPVSEATGSMVVDIGGGTTEVAIISLNGVVYSSSVRIGGDKFDEAIINYVRRNFGSLIGEATAENIKHQIGSAFKTDDPVEIEVRGRNLAEGVPRSFTLNSHEILEALQEPLMGIVSAVMVALEQSPPELASDISAHGMVLTGGGALLKDLDRLLMEETGIPVVVADDPLTCVARGGGKALEMIDVHGGDVFSYD from the coding sequence ATGTTTAAAAAACTCCGTGGTATTTTTTCAAACGATCTGTCGATCGATTTAGGTACAGCTAACACACTAATTTATGTAAAAGAAGAAGGGATTGTATTAAATGAACCTTCTGTTGTTGCTATTCGTCAAGAGCGTGCTGGTGGCCCTAAAAGCGTTGCTTCTGTAGGTACAGAGGCTAAACAAATGTTGGGGCGTACGCCAGGTAACATTAAAGCTATTCGCCCAATGAAAGATGGCGTGATTGCTGATTTTTATGTCACCGAAAAAATGTTACAGCACTTTATTAAACAAGTGCACAACAATAACTTTATGCGACCAAGCCCACGTGTACTTATTTGTGTACCTTGTGGTGCTACACAAGTTGAAAAGCGTGCCATCCGCGAATCAGCAATGGGTGCAGGCGCTCGTGAAGTATACTTAATTGAAGAGCCTATGGCTGCTGCAATTGGTGCAGGCTTACCGGTATCGGAAGCAACGGGTTCAATGGTTGTTGATATTGGTGGCGGTACAACTGAAGTGGCTATTATTTCACTTAACGGTGTTGTGTACTCATCATCAGTGCGTATTGGTGGCGACAAGTTTGATGAAGCCATTATTAATTATGTACGCCGTAACTTTGGTAGCTTAATTGGTGAAGCCACGGCTGAGAATATTAAACACCAAATTGGCTCTGCATTCAAAACAGATGATCCTGTGGAAATAGAAGTACGTGGTCGTAACCTTGCAGAAGGTGTTCCTCGTTCGTTTACACTTAACTCTCATGAAATTTTAGAAGCATTACAAGAGCCGCTAATGGGGATTGTAAGCGCTGTTATGGTTGCACTTGAGCAATCACCACCTGAGCTGGCATCTGATATTTCAGCGCATGGCATGGTATTAACTGGCGGTGGCGCATTACTAAAAGATTTAGATCGTCTACTCATGGAAGAAACAGGTATTCCAGTGGTTGTTGCTGATGATCCACTTACCTGTGTTGCTCGTGGCGGCGGTAAAGCGCTTGAGATGATTGATGTGCACGGTGGTGACGTTTTTAGTTACGATTAA